Proteins from a single region of Choristoneura fumiferana chromosome 27, NRCan_CFum_1, whole genome shotgun sequence:
- the LOC141443504 gene encoding cilia- and flagella-associated protein 263-like, which produces MSSQSHAHRSSTSQSRSVSHFLNDLDEVTDAELIRIVNEVKHQIKILTLENEIFEKTIMRLEPSLMNGVQQALEYAHKLQSASSIAVGSFVKSPGLGSASLQSPSKILVSPSRVSTKKVESSAKIGGTIVFGSGPRINVLERSELVATEIEILGNTLEKARKKAAKQHALLKAQLVEIGVRVTDIEKASEAFNQEVIIAGWDKIAQRIPAEIWIRYMTEWMKTSDSQIGKLRLRTSTLNTQYSKLKGQIKVKAELSEQLRPVDFEKLKIENSEAMQIIDKKFQQLGELKKMTGDANLNLTVHKKAMWEQNSYLSKIIETIKTKERLTVEIDKERDVIQEEADALATRLADVKAVRNAYEVPDIMDYVYVKAELTDLKHSVKLLENRVHIQQIALTSLTKKLRSMNA; this is translated from the exons ATGTCGAGCCAATCGCACGCCCACCGCAGCAGCACGAGTCAATCGCGATCAGTCAGTCATTTTTTGAATGATTTAGACGAGGTCACTGACGCTGAACTGATCAGAATAGTTAATGAAGTGAAACACCAGATCAAAATATTGACTTTGGAGAATGAGATATTTGAGAAAACTATCATGAG GTTAGAACCCTCTCTAATGAACGGCGTGCAGCAGGCGCTAGAATACGCCCACAAACTTCAGAGCGCCTCCTCCATCGCCGTGGGCAGCTTCGTCAAGTCCCCAGGACTGGGCTCTGCTTCCCTGCAGAGCCCTTCCAAGATCCTGGTCAGCCCCTCAAGG GTGTCTACAAAAAAGGTGGAGTCATCAGCAAAGATCGGCGGAACCATCGTATTCGGATCAGGGCCCAGGATAAACGTGTTAGAGAGATCTGAACTGGTTGCGACAGAAATAGAAATACTGGGTAATACCTTGGAGAAAGCCAGAAAGAAG GCAGCAAAGCAGCACGCCTTGCTAAAGGCGCAGTTAGTAGAGATCGGGGTGAGAGTGACAGATATAGAGAAGGCCAGTGAAGCCTTCAATCAAGAAGTAATCATTGCTGGGTGGGACAAGATCGCTCAGAGGATCCCAGCTGAGATATGGATCAG ATACATGACCGAATGGATGAAAACATCTGACAGCCAGATTGGTAAGCTGAGACTTCGTACGAGCACTCTGAACACCCAATACAGTAAGCTCAAAGGccaaatcaaagtcaaagcgGAACTGAGCGAGCAACTCCGCCCGGTCGACTTTGAAAAACTGAAAATAGAAAATTCAGAAGCCATGCAAATAATAGACAAGAAATTCCAGCAGCTAGGTGAGCTGAAAAAGATGACTGGAGATGCGAATCTAAATCTAACTGTACATAAAAAAGCTATGTGGGAGCAGAATTCATATCTATCGAAGATAATAGAAACTATAAAGACGAAAGAACGTTTGACAGTGGAGATTGATAAAGAAAGAGATGTTATACAAGAGGAAGCTGATGCTTTAGCTACTAGGCTTGCTGATGTTAAGGCAGTTCGTAATGCTTATGAAGTGCCCGATATAATGGACTATGTGTATGTCAAAGCTGAATTGACAGATTTGAAACACAGTGTCAAGTTACTGGAGAATAGAGTGCATATACAGCAAATTGCGTTGACCTCGTTGACTAAGAAATTAAGGAGTATGAATGCTTAG